Genomic segment of Coffea arabica cultivar ET-39 chromosome 1e, Coffea Arabica ET-39 HiFi, whole genome shotgun sequence:
GAGAGTATATAAAAACAATGGAGCATATGTTCTTCTTCTGCCAACATGCGGCACTTGCATGGAAGATTGCGCCTATCAAGTGGGATGGACTGAATGAGCTTAGGCAAAACTTTTGGCATTAGTGGAATTGTTTAATGAAAGCTAAAAAACGAAGAGAAGGCAAGGATCATATAGTATTCACAGTGAATATCGTGTGGCAGATTTGGGAAGCAAGAAACCAGTTTCATTTCAGCAAGGAAAGGAGAGGTCCAGAGCAGATTATTAACAAAGCTATGCTGGAGTAGCAGGAATATGACAGTGGCAACCGAAAGGAAAATGTAAGAGATCCAGCAGAGGAGAACATGCGAGACAAAGCGTAATGGCAACCACCTCAGGAAGGAGTGATTAAAATTAACACAGATGCAGCCTTGAATAGTAAGATGGAAAGAGCTGGCCGGGGAATTCTTGCTCGAAGCAATAATGGTTCGGTAGTAAGTGCATGGGCTGGAGTTGAACAAAGTTGCAGTGATCCAATAGTAGAAGAGGCAAGTGCAATTAGAAGAGCTTTGGTTAAAGCAAAGCTGGAAGGTTGGAACAGAATAGAGATACAATGTGATTGTAAAGTAGTAGTAGATAAAATCATGGAAGAAAACAACCAAGATGCAAGAATTGGAACTATTGTGGAAGACATTATGAATATGAAAGAAGATTTTAGTACATGTTCCTTCTCTTTTGAAGGAAGAGAGGGCAACTATGTCAGTCATGAGTTGGCAAAATTTGCCTTAAATTTAGTAACGGACATCTAGCAGAAGGACTCCATCCCTGCTTGGTTAACTAGTTTAGTCAGGAGAGATATGGGGGCAGTTGCCCCAATTTTGTAACTGGTATTACTGTTTCTTTTTGCAATATAATGCTATGTTATcgctaggaaaaaaaaatcagcaccTTAGCTGAAACTATATTTAACTTGTCCCACGTATTCAACATAAGTGCTCATTAATGTGTTTTCCATGGATCATGCCCATAATAGAAATGTCATACAAGAAAGTCCtaatagaaaaaggaaagcaTCCATGCAAAGTTTGCGAGTGTTTCACTCCTAAAAAAATTTACTTTATTTAATTTGAGAAATCCTCTATTTTAGAGAGAAATACACAAAAATCTCCACGGATTATGAAAACCCgagaaaattatttcattttatttactttgatattagaaatattatatataacgaATAAACGGTTAAATTAAATGCCTAATTGAATCCCtataaaattgagaatttagaaaaTATCCTAGAATAGTATAGAAAAAGTtaatgaattaaataaatatatggcATTCATATCGTAATTTATGTCATTTGCAAATATTACTAGACACGTAACATATACTATATAGTTCAATAAGTACATGTCTAATAAATTCTTCTTAAAGCTAAATGTGTGAAACTCTACTAGATCAAcgtaagaaaatatttcacgAAAATACAAATTAAGTTAGGAGTGAATGTATGAAATAATAAACTAAAGGACCAATTTAACCATTAACGGTTGGACAATTAACC
This window contains:
- the LOC140016036 gene encoding uncharacterized protein; its protein translation is MERAGRGILARSNNGSVVSAWAGVEQSCSDPIVEEASAIRRALVKAKLEGWNRIEIQCDCKVVVDKIMEENNQDARIGTIVEDIMNMKEDFSTCSFSFEGREGNYVSHELAKFALNLVTDI